Proteins found in one archaeon genomic segment:
- a CDS encoding amino acid permease, with protein MSQAQQEDVQELKRDIGTWGSFSMGYADVGADIYVVLGVIALFAGLASPFAFLMAAVVYVCTGLCYAELATKYPVAGGGQFYSLKAFGNIHGFVAGWGLMLGYTVDIALFSLATVGYLGVVTKPFIHAFMVTEPPYYVIIAIALILLLLAVNLVGIRYSSKLNELIVAVDLVTVAIFLAFGLPSIVASGALSAWASALPQAFSTGVFGGSANYSTFVYALSLATASYIGIESISQAAEETKRPARVIPKATKAAIVSVVVVAVSLSLLSVTLSSFSKVASNSTAPAVSIAADLPVIGGIFAIWVALMGTLVCYISTNTGVIGVSRVTFSMSRLGLLPKNFSRVSSRFRTPYTTLIIFSTIACLLLVAGAELPNYNLLPLIASVYNFGALIAYMYVNAAAIVLRVKDPERSGWIMPLNFPIGYRGKRYRISVIPFIGLISTVLIWLILVGVNPEGRTLGTAWFVVGIAGYLIYRKYKGGRKTDA; from the coding sequence TTGTCCCAAGCCCAACAGGAAGATGTCCAGGAACTCAAGAGAGACATCGGGACGTGGGGCTCCTTCTCGATGGGCTACGCCGACGTAGGGGCTGACATCTACGTCGTCCTCGGAGTAATCGCCCTATTCGCCGGCCTCGCCTCGCCGTTCGCATTCCTCATGGCCGCGGTCGTCTACGTCTGCACCGGCCTGTGCTACGCCGAGCTGGCCACGAAGTACCCCGTGGCTGGAGGCGGACAGTTCTACTCCCTGAAGGCCTTCGGCAACATACACGGGTTCGTCGCGGGGTGGGGCCTCATGCTCGGGTACACCGTCGACATCGCGCTCTTCTCGCTCGCCACGGTGGGCTACCTGGGGGTCGTAACCAAGCCCTTCATCCACGCATTCATGGTCACCGAGCCCCCCTACTATGTCATCATCGCGATCGCCCTAATCCTCCTGCTACTTGCTGTCAACCTTGTGGGCATCAGGTACTCTTCCAAGCTCAACGAGCTGATCGTCGCCGTAGACCTGGTCACAGTCGCGATCTTCCTCGCCTTCGGGCTGCCTTCTATCGTTGCCTCTGGGGCCCTCTCCGCGTGGGCCTCCGCCCTCCCCCAGGCCTTCTCCACCGGGGTCTTCGGCGGCTCCGCGAACTACTCCACCTTCGTCTACGCCCTCTCGCTGGCGACCGCCTCATACATCGGGATTGAGTCCATCTCCCAGGCAGCCGAGGAGACAAAACGGCCCGCCCGCGTAATCCCCAAGGCGACCAAGGCCGCTATAGTCTCGGTGGTGGTCGTGGCTGTCTCCCTCTCACTACTGTCGGTCACGCTCTCTTCGTTTTCGAAGGTCGCTTCCAACTCGACCGCGCCTGCAGTCTCAATCGCGGCCGACCTCCCGGTCATCGGGGGGATCTTCGCCATCTGGGTCGCCCTGATGGGGACCCTCGTGTGCTACATCTCGACAAACACTGGCGTAATCGGCGTCTCAAGAGTCACCTTCTCCATGAGCCGGCTCGGTCTCCTCCCCAAGAACTTCTCCCGCGTAAGCAGCCGATTCAGGACCCCCTACACGACTCTGATCATCTTCTCGACGATCGCCTGCCTCCTCCTGGTTGCGGGCGCAGAACTTCCGAACTACAACCTGCTCCCCCTCATTGCATCCGTGTACAACTTCGGGGCCCTCATCGCGTACATGTACGTAAACGCGGCCGCGATCGTCCTGAGAGTCAAGGACCCTGAGAGGTCCGGGTGGATCATGCCTCTGAACTTTCCCATCGGCTATCGCGGGAAGAGGTACAGGATCTCCGTGATCCCCTTCATCGGACTGATTTCGACTGTCTTGATCTGGCTGATCCTCGTCGGGGTCAACCCGGAGGGCAGGACCCTGGGAACGGCGTGGTTCGTCGTAGGGATCGCTGGCTACCTTATCTATCGGAAGTACAAAGGAGGCCGAAAGACAGATGCTTGA
- a CDS encoding VOC family protein, which yields MMAKFSHIHINVSDLSKSLEFYGEKLGLKTDKITDTMGSVSLEPGSLDLDQVPIEKLSEVSTTKHTTLAFSVPSINDYYDEISLKGVQTLDKPTRRAWGSFNFYLKDPDGYMLEVEQQESS from the coding sequence TTGATGGCGAAATTCAGTCACATCCACATCAATGTCTCCGATCTCAGCAAGTCACTAGAATTCTACGGCGAAAAGCTAGGCCTGAAGACCGACAAGATAACTGACACAATGGGTTCAGTCAGTCTGGAACCTGGTTCTCTGGACCTCGACCAGGTGCCAATAGAGAAACTCTCGGAGGTTTCGACGACAAAACACACAACGTTGGCTTTTTCCGTCCCGAGCATAAACGATTACTACGATGAAATCAGTCTTAAGGGCGTTCAGACACTGGACAAACCAACGCGTAGGGCATGGGGTTCCTTCAACTTCTACCTGAAGGATCCTGACGGGTACATGCTAGAAGTCGAGCAGCAGGAGAGCAGTTAG
- a CDS encoding DMT family transporter, with the protein MAVRRGFLVPAALVIVVASFAVNSVITRYLVSSLLVGPFPLTVIRFLSGLLTLQLMVAAFPKETKKARPGGRDLVGALFLGVYAFAISFGYAFIPASVGALVFYGAVVITMTSYSVVEERERLTFRVVLGLVLGLLGILVLTFGGLGTASLEGVALMALTGISWGLYSVYGRSSGGSFGYTYNSFLFFGIAAAALGVFGTAIAGTAQWTDIAPSSLALALYMGTVSTALSYVVWNGVLRKVASSLGGLAQLLIPVVTAVMGVLILAERLSMSLLVGGALVLAGIFTNSSRGELQKEPGGTPNTVS; encoded by the coding sequence ATGGCCGTCCGGCGCGGATTCCTGGTCCCTGCTGCTCTGGTCATCGTAGTAGCCAGCTTCGCAGTCAATAGCGTGATCACGAGGTACCTCGTCTCGAGCCTTCTCGTCGGTCCGTTCCCCCTGACGGTGATCAGGTTCCTCAGCGGGCTTCTGACGCTCCAGCTGATGGTCGCCGCGTTTCCGAAAGAGACCAAGAAGGCTAGGCCGGGCGGTCGTGACTTGGTCGGCGCGCTCTTCCTGGGAGTGTACGCCTTCGCAATCTCGTTCGGGTACGCCTTCATTCCTGCGAGCGTCGGGGCCCTGGTCTTCTACGGGGCAGTGGTGATAACGATGACCTCGTACTCGGTGGTGGAAGAGCGGGAGAGGCTTACCTTCCGCGTCGTCCTAGGGCTCGTTCTGGGACTGCTCGGGATCCTAGTCCTGACTTTCGGCGGACTTGGTACGGCTTCGCTGGAGGGGGTCGCGTTGATGGCTTTGACCGGGATCTCCTGGGGACTCTACTCCGTTTACGGGAGAAGTTCTGGAGGTTCGTTCGGATACACCTACAACAGTTTTCTCTTCTTCGGGATCGCGGCAGCTGCTCTAGGCGTCTTTGGGACCGCGATTGCGGGGACCGCCCAGTGGACGGACATAGCTCCCTCGAGCCTTGCCCTGGCTCTCTATATGGGGACGGTCAGCACTGCACTGAGCTACGTTGTCTGGAATGGCGTCTTGAGGAAAGTCGCCTCCTCACTCGGCGGACTAGCTCAGCTCCTCATCCCCGTTGTCACGGCGGTCATGGGCGTCCTCATCCTCGCCGAGAGGCTCTCAATGTCGCTCTTGGTGGGCGGTGCTCTGGTTTTGGCGGGAATATTCACCAACAGTTCAAGGGGTGAGTTGCAGAAGGAGCCCGGCGGTACACCCAACACGGTCTCCTGA
- a CDS encoding FAD-binding oxidoreductase: MGPATVAALKGEFRGDVVLPGEGSYDQARKVYNAMIDKKPAAVVRPVDAGDVMVAVKAARKDGLALAMRGGGHSVPGFGTADDALVIDLSRMKGIRVDPASMTVRAEGGCTWGDLNHATYGFGTATPGGIISTTGIGGLTLGGGIGYLSRGAGLTLDNLISADLVLADGSFVTASEKGNPELFWAIRGGGGNFGVVTSFEYRLHKVKDVVGGPIFFEVKDAPAVMRAYDKYIASAPRQLGAFFAWQIAPPLPFIPQNRHGDTLCAMVVCWTGPPDQASKAIAPLRDAAPVVAEYVQPMPFPALNSLFDGLLPPGLQHYWKAVFAGDLTDGAIEAHMKFGPKVPVVNSTTHIYSINGAVHDVAPDATAFGHREAKYAVVVAGMWPDPAQNESNTRWVRDYYKALTPYSEEGGYINFAAGDDMNRVAANFGGNYGRLQAAKKKYDPENIFRINQNISPAA, translated from the coding sequence ATGGGCCCGGCCACAGTCGCTGCCCTGAAAGGAGAGTTCAGAGGAGACGTCGTCCTGCCCGGAGAAGGGTCGTACGACCAGGCAAGGAAGGTCTACAACGCTATGATAGACAAGAAGCCCGCAGCCGTCGTCAGACCTGTGGATGCAGGGGACGTGATGGTGGCCGTGAAGGCCGCTAGGAAGGACGGCCTGGCGCTGGCCATGCGCGGCGGAGGGCACAGCGTTCCCGGTTTCGGCACTGCCGATGACGCTCTTGTAATCGACCTGTCGAGGATGAAAGGCATCAGGGTCGACCCTGCTTCCATGACCGTGAGGGCCGAGGGAGGCTGCACATGGGGGGACCTGAACCACGCCACCTACGGCTTCGGAACTGCGACGCCCGGAGGAATAATCTCCACGACCGGCATCGGAGGGCTGACGTTGGGAGGAGGGATAGGCTATCTCTCTAGGGGCGCCGGCCTCACTTTGGACAACCTGATCTCTGCCGACCTCGTGCTAGCCGACGGGTCGTTCGTCACTGCGAGCGAGAAGGGGAACCCTGAGCTGTTTTGGGCCATTCGAGGAGGCGGCGGAAACTTCGGGGTGGTCACGAGCTTCGAGTACAGGCTGCACAAGGTCAAGGACGTCGTTGGAGGGCCCATCTTCTTCGAGGTGAAGGACGCTCCTGCAGTGATGAGGGCCTACGACAAGTACATCGCGAGCGCCCCGCGGCAGCTGGGTGCTTTCTTCGCCTGGCAGATCGCGCCTCCCCTGCCATTCATCCCGCAGAATCGCCATGGAGACACGCTCTGCGCGATGGTGGTCTGCTGGACGGGCCCACCCGACCAGGCGAGCAAGGCCATCGCGCCACTGAGGGACGCCGCCCCGGTCGTGGCCGAGTACGTCCAGCCCATGCCTTTTCCGGCACTGAATAGCCTCTTTGACGGGCTGCTTCCGCCAGGCCTTCAGCACTACTGGAAGGCAGTCTTCGCGGGCGACCTCACCGATGGCGCGATAGAGGCGCACATGAAATTCGGCCCCAAGGTACCGGTCGTGAACTCGACGACCCACATCTATTCGATCAACGGCGCGGTGCACGATGTCGCGCCCGACGCGACCGCGTTCGGACACAGAGAGGCGAAGTACGCGGTCGTGGTTGCAGGTATGTGGCCTGACCCCGCCCAGAACGAGAGCAACACCCGGTGGGTCCGCGACTATTACAAGGCGCTGACACCGTATTCAGAGGAGGGAGGATACATCAACTTCGCTGCCGGGGACGACATGAACCGGGTCGCCGCCAACTTCGGGGGGAACTACGGCCGCTTGCAGGCGGCGAAGAAGAAGTACGACCCTGAGAACATTTTCCGGATCAACCAGAACATATCACCCGCAGCCTAG
- a CDS encoding ester cyclase has product MTLEENKGVVQRFIEEIQNAGRSELIEEIFAPDFVDHNPLPSFPPNRDGTKQMFLYVRKSFPDFHMVINNMIAEEDMVATRKTLYATHQGEYMGVAPTGKHLQMEVIDIFRIANGRLAEHWTVIDRLGMMEQLGVTQRPRST; this is encoded by the coding sequence ATGACGCTAGAAGAGAATAAGGGTGTAGTGCAGCGATTTATCGAGGAGATCCAAAACGCAGGGCGAAGCGAGCTAATCGAGGAGATCTTTGCGCCCGACTTCGTGGATCACAATCCTCTTCCAAGTTTCCCACCTAACCGTGATGGAACGAAACAGATGTTCTTGTATGTCCGTAAGTCGTTTCCCGATTTTCACATGGTCATCAACAACATGATTGCGGAGGAAGATATGGTGGCGACTAGGAAGACTCTCTATGCGACGCACCAAGGGGAATACATGGGCGTGGCGCCCACAGGAAAGCACCTCCAGATGGAGGTCATTGACATCTTCAGGATTGCGAACGGCAGATTGGCAGAACACTGGACCGTGATTGATCGGTTGGGGATGATGGAGCAGCTGGGAGTGACCCAGCGACCCCGCTCTACTTGA
- a CDS encoding VOC family protein — MIDHLNAYVIPVRDLEKCISFYRDTLGLQLKNKEDDFAYFVFEKTGAPGLGLLKIESAAKLISEAQVRSAEETVHRTYFAVFVEDVDKEYLELEAKGVHFVKPPTTQPWGQRIAYFEDPEGNLWEISHFLKK, encoded by the coding sequence TTGATCGACCATCTCAACGCCTACGTCATCCCGGTGAGAGACTTGGAAAAGTGCATCTCGTTTTACCGAGACACACTTGGACTGCAACTCAAGAACAAGGAAGACGACTTCGCCTATTTCGTCTTCGAAAAGACGGGCGCGCCTGGACTAGGGTTGCTAAAGATCGAAAGCGCCGCCAAGCTAATCTCGGAGGCACAGGTGCGGTCAGCCGAGGAAACGGTCCATCGGACGTACTTCGCCGTCTTCGTCGAAGACGTCGACAAAGAGTACCTGGAACTGGAGGCAAAGGGGGTACACTTCGTGAAGCCGCCTACGACTCAACCCTGGGGTCAGCGGATTGCGTACTTTGAGGATCCTGAAGGGAACCTGTGGGAAATCTCCCACTTCCTCAAGAAGTAG
- a CDS encoding thioredoxin domain-containing protein — translation MEGKNNRLIREKSPYLLKHAHNPVEWFTWEKEALAKAKNDNKPIFLSIGYSTCHWCTVMEGESFEDLETAAFLNKHFISIKVDREERPELDSYYMRAVQAMTGGGGWPLSVFLTPDLKPFYGGTYFPKEPRYGMPSFMQVLEFVAKVWKDRREEIVGNAEGVAKAITQQQAAASGEKLGPKTLDEAYTSIVSTFDLEHGGFGGSPKFPVPLTSEFLLLYHFRNQRELALRAVEKTLEVMAAGGIHDHVGGGFHRYATDRIWLVPHFEKMLYDNALLAKLYLEAFQVTGKRSYSDVAKGALGWITGEMRDAQGGFYSAQDADTEEGEGTYYTWTPDELDEVLGREAGSATAQAFGVTKNGNFEDRNILHAVSGGTVEKKWLDSLYRARLRRPRPATDTKVLTSWNGLAISALSLASEVLGGSEYAKRASAAAQFILEKVSRDGRLMRRFAGGEAGLEGTLEDYAFFAQGLVDLFEATSAPRWLREALRLTGLMRELFEDREAGGFYLTEKAEPVRIKEVYDGPTPSGNSVAVNLLIRLAELTGDEEFRASADKALNAFAAELEQQPSAHANLLVALDLASRGMREIVITGKTGVEVRPMIEEAFRTFSPNAVVLVSTSDTHEELSKISKLLEGRKVLSKPRAYVCQNFTCKLPADSVQALRTQLAG, via the coding sequence TTGGAGGGGAAGAACAATCGGCTGATCAGGGAGAAGAGCCCCTACCTTCTCAAGCACGCTCACAATCCTGTAGAGTGGTTCACGTGGGAAAAGGAAGCCCTGGCGAAGGCCAAGAATGACAACAAGCCGATCTTCCTGAGCATCGGGTACTCTACATGCCATTGGTGCACGGTGATGGAAGGGGAGTCCTTCGAGGACTTGGAGACCGCGGCGTTTCTTAACAAGCACTTCATCTCGATAAAGGTCGACAGAGAAGAACGCCCCGAGCTGGATTCGTACTACATGCGCGCGGTCCAGGCTATGACCGGTGGAGGCGGTTGGCCGCTGAGCGTCTTCCTGACTCCCGACCTCAAGCCGTTCTACGGAGGGACGTACTTCCCCAAAGAGCCGAGGTACGGGATGCCGAGCTTCATGCAGGTGCTCGAGTTCGTCGCGAAGGTCTGGAAGGACAGGAGGGAGGAGATCGTAGGGAACGCGGAGGGAGTCGCGAAGGCGATAACGCAGCAGCAGGCGGCGGCATCGGGCGAGAAGCTCGGGCCTAAGACCCTGGACGAAGCCTACACTTCCATCGTATCCACCTTTGACCTTGAGCACGGCGGGTTCGGGGGATCGCCCAAGTTTCCTGTCCCGTTGACCTCGGAGTTCCTGCTGCTGTACCATTTCAGGAACCAACGAGAACTCGCCCTTCGCGCAGTCGAGAAGACGCTGGAGGTCATGGCTGCGGGAGGGATTCACGACCATGTGGGCGGCGGGTTCCACAGGTACGCGACCGACAGGATCTGGCTCGTGCCTCACTTCGAGAAGATGCTCTACGACAACGCACTCCTGGCCAAACTCTACCTGGAGGCCTTCCAGGTGACTGGGAAGCGCAGCTACTCGGATGTAGCGAAGGGGGCGCTCGGCTGGATCACTGGAGAGATGAGGGACGCCCAGGGTGGCTTCTACTCTGCGCAAGACGCAGACACCGAAGAGGGGGAGGGCACGTACTACACCTGGACTCCTGACGAGCTGGATGAGGTGCTCGGCAGGGAAGCCGGGTCGGCGACGGCGCAGGCGTTCGGGGTCACCAAGAATGGGAACTTCGAAGATCGCAACATCCTGCACGCAGTTTCTGGGGGCACTGTCGAGAAGAAGTGGCTTGACTCGCTGTACAGAGCGCGTCTTCGGAGACCCAGGCCCGCAACCGACACTAAGGTGCTGACCTCGTGGAACGGCCTTGCTATCTCCGCACTCTCTTTGGCGAGTGAGGTTCTCGGAGGGTCCGAGTACGCGAAGAGAGCCTCTGCAGCTGCACAGTTCATTCTAGAGAAGGTGAGCCGCGACGGTCGTCTTATGAGGCGATTCGCGGGCGGCGAGGCGGGGCTCGAGGGGACGCTGGAGGACTATGCCTTCTTCGCCCAGGGGCTGGTAGACCTGTTCGAGGCCACGTCAGCGCCGAGGTGGCTGCGCGAGGCCCTGCGCCTGACTGGACTGATGAGAGAGCTCTTCGAGGACAGGGAGGCCGGCGGCTTCTACCTGACTGAGAAGGCAGAGCCGGTGAGGATCAAGGAGGTCTACGACGGGCCGACCCCCTCGGGAAATTCCGTCGCAGTCAACCTTCTGATCCGGCTTGCGGAGCTCACGGGCGACGAGGAATTCAGGGCTTCTGCTGACAAAGCTCTCAATGCGTTTGCCGCTGAACTCGAGCAACAGCCTTCGGCCCATGCGAACTTGCTGGTGGCGCTCGACCTGGCGTCAAGGGGCATGAGGGAGATTGTGATAACGGGGAAGACGGGAGTCGAGGTCCGGCCGATGATTGAGGAGGCCTTCCGGACCTTCTCCCCGAATGCGGTTGTGCTCGTCTCCACCTCTGACACCCATGAAGAGCTCTCGAAGATCTCGAAGCTGCTGGAAGGCAGGAAAGTCCTCTCGAAGCCTAGGGCCTACGTCTGCCAGAACTTCACATGCAAGCTTCCAGCAGACTCCGTGCAGGCTTTGCGGACACAGCTCGCCGGTTAG
- a CDS encoding universal stress protein, translated as MLEKEAAVEWSWSDAPVVLPLAFQPREWNAVFIAFYIAEYSGSTVYVTHVLEGQEDHAFEEKMKKDIAELASSLSVKYEHVETKPSSQPPGVEEIAKALVDTATSKGAQAIVMSAHREPLFRELFGRVSDHVAKTSPTRVVLVETPQEGVTIPKNPKRILVPVLKIEAPDPYIIAAALTSSASAADVEITAAKVISLPPTVPLDAIDMVLPLRKEEREFSAFTSLAIKTLGRLINPKILPVREVGSDVAQFIRERGIDVLVMFSERETGFYSFLTKDEYEIVSKSPCVVIVTLPAASA; from the coding sequence ATGCTTGAGAAGGAAGCAGCTGTCGAGTGGTCCTGGAGCGACGCGCCAGTCGTGCTCCCCCTCGCCTTCCAGCCCCGTGAATGGAACGCGGTCTTCATCGCATTCTACATCGCAGAGTACTCCGGCTCGACCGTCTACGTGACTCACGTCCTCGAAGGGCAGGAGGACCACGCGTTCGAAGAGAAGATGAAGAAAGACATCGCTGAACTCGCCTCCAGCCTCTCGGTGAAGTACGAGCACGTCGAGACGAAGCCATCCTCCCAGCCACCTGGGGTGGAGGAGATCGCGAAGGCCCTTGTCGACACTGCCACGAGCAAGGGTGCGCAAGCGATAGTGATGTCCGCGCACCGCGAGCCGCTCTTCCGCGAGCTCTTCGGGAGGGTCTCCGACCACGTAGCCAAGACATCTCCGACGCGGGTCGTCCTGGTGGAGACTCCCCAGGAGGGTGTCACAATACCGAAGAACCCGAAGAGGATACTCGTCCCGGTCTTGAAGATCGAAGCTCCCGACCCTTACATCATAGCTGCGGCCCTGACCTCATCAGCGTCAGCCGCCGACGTCGAGATCACTGCCGCGAAGGTGATCTCCCTTCCACCCACTGTGCCCCTGGACGCGATCGACATGGTCCTGCCGCTAAGGAAGGAAGAGCGCGAGTTCTCAGCCTTCACTAGCCTTGCGATCAAGACCCTGGGCCGCCTCATCAACCCCAAGATCCTGCCCGTCAGGGAGGTCGGGTCCGATGTCGCGCAGTTCATTCGCGAGAGGGGCATCGACGTGCTGGTGATGTTCAGCGAGAGAGAGACGGGCTTCTACAGCTTCCTTACAAAGGACGAGTATGAAATCGTCAGCAAATCACCCTGCGTGGTGATTGTGACGCTTCCGGCCGCTAGTGCTTAG
- a CDS encoding class I SAM-dependent methyltransferase, with amino-acid sequence MDKKFSVQALLIGVARQDIEVYYRKHDDFGRYLMSNRRRVKELSELYRANRKYFGRKVLDLACGGGILGFIIEKDGHGYVGIDINGDMIESATAFAKKIRSRNRFILGDIISCGVEGSFDSVTLLGNAMCHFDTRDFVRLISRVDPVVGKGSHFITDYRDVAGLLFRRKWKPKLIEKDKGKSVVSRTRDYDSERGDLIVESEWEDGTNRVEFRHAIWAPFILEPIMASNGWELVNRRSLVKWSGWLDVYEKL; translated from the coding sequence ATGGACAAGAAATTTAGCGTGCAAGCTTTGCTGATAGGTGTGGCTCGTCAGGATATCGAAGTCTACTACCGCAAGCACGACGACTTCGGGAGATACTTGATGTCAAACAGAAGGCGGGTGAAAGAGCTCTCCGAACTCTACCGTGCGAATCGCAAGTACTTCGGGCGAAAGGTCTTGGACTTGGCCTGCGGAGGAGGCATTCTCGGCTTCATCATCGAAAAGGATGGTCATGGTTACGTAGGGATTGATATCAACGGAGACATGATCGAATCAGCGACCGCATTCGCAAAGAAGATACGGTCGCGTAACAGGTTCATCCTGGGCGACATAATCAGCTGTGGAGTTGAAGGATCCTTTGACTCCGTGACACTCCTTGGAAATGCAATGTGCCACTTTGACACTCGAGACTTCGTCAGATTGATTAGTAGAGTCGACCCAGTCGTTGGGAAAGGCTCCCATTTCATAACCGATTATCGTGACGTAGCAGGTCTCCTGTTTCGTAGAAAATGGAAGCCTAAACTCATCGAAAAGGACAAAGGAAAGTCGGTTGTAAGCAGGACCAGGGATTACGACTCAGAAAGGGGAGACTTGATAGTCGAGAGTGAATGGGAAGACGGAACGAACAGGGTGGAGTTCAGGCACGCTATCTGGGCGCCGTTCATACTCGAACCCATCATGGCATCAAACGGCTGGGAACTAGTGAACAGACGCTCCCTTGTGAAGTGGTCAGGGTGGCTGGACGTCTACGAGAAGCTCTGA
- a CDS encoding methyltransferase domain-containing protein, giving the protein MSSKMARTKALVDVIHFADPSCWWSWGLEPVLNRLREVYGEQISVTYKMGGITNDLSEWRREYDVIDDKALRAWVTESVSMTGMPADPGYYLKSGVKSTWPACVAFKAAQLQGEEGAERFLRRLMEIVAVEARDVSGEEALARVGKEVGLDPERLVRDIRSGKAKALFEEDKGEMDVSFLTLKYVNRQSGRGLAVSNVFDSAEHEEALEKVAGSRLTKRVPVDILEYFERHSWETIFPKELAVVFGVSPFDIEGRMKKLADGGLVDRREFGSGIAGWRYSSKKASMTIEQAKASHVGGTTEAQPGSKINEVITNAVKGLYTEVATNPRKKYHFPLGREALKFVGYTDEIEKLPESALESFAGVGFPHAAGAIKPGNSVLDVGSGSGTDVLFSSLRTGPKGKVFGLDITEAMIEKANANIEKMGAKNVKILKGDATKIPLEDESVDVVTSNGVLNLVLDKKGAFGEIYRVLKPGGRIQISDIVVQSNVQKVCGLVPQLWADCIGGAAVESEYLKTIKDAGFKDVKIVKRLDYFASSPSENTKRLTRTFGAESVVIAAGKPES; this is encoded by the coding sequence ATGAGTAGCAAGATGGCGCGGACGAAGGCTCTCGTGGATGTCATACACTTCGCAGACCCGTCGTGTTGGTGGAGCTGGGGACTCGAGCCAGTCCTCAACCGCCTTCGGGAGGTGTATGGGGAACAGATCAGCGTCACCTACAAGATGGGAGGAATCACCAACGACCTCTCAGAGTGGAGGAGGGAGTACGATGTTATCGACGACAAGGCGCTGCGTGCGTGGGTGACAGAGAGCGTTTCAATGACAGGGATGCCCGCCGACCCTGGCTACTACCTGAAGTCGGGAGTGAAGTCCACGTGGCCCGCCTGCGTCGCCTTCAAGGCCGCCCAACTCCAGGGAGAGGAGGGTGCTGAGAGGTTCCTTCGCAGACTGATGGAGATTGTCGCAGTAGAAGCCAGAGACGTGTCGGGCGAGGAGGCCCTCGCCCGGGTCGGAAAGGAGGTAGGGCTTGACCCCGAACGACTTGTCCGCGACATAAGATCGGGCAAGGCGAAGGCTCTCTTCGAAGAAGACAAGGGGGAAATGGACGTGAGCTTCCTTACTTTGAAGTACGTGAACAGGCAGTCGGGGAGAGGGCTCGCGGTCAGCAATGTCTTCGATTCTGCGGAACACGAGGAGGCGCTCGAGAAGGTGGCTGGCTCTCGACTCACCAAGCGGGTCCCCGTGGACATCTTGGAGTACTTCGAGCGGCATTCATGGGAGACCATCTTCCCCAAGGAACTCGCGGTGGTCTTCGGTGTCTCGCCCTTCGACATTGAAGGGAGGATGAAGAAACTCGCGGACGGCGGACTCGTAGACAGGAGGGAGTTCGGCTCCGGGATTGCGGGATGGAGGTACTCCTCAAAGAAGGCAAGCATGACGATCGAACAGGCGAAGGCCTCTCACGTCGGGGGCACAACGGAGGCGCAGCCTGGAAGCAAGATCAACGAGGTCATTACGAATGCGGTGAAGGGTCTTTACACTGAGGTCGCCACGAACCCCAGGAAGAAGTACCACTTTCCGCTCGGCAGAGAGGCCCTGAAGTTCGTTGGGTATACCGACGAGATAGAGAAGCTACCCGAGTCGGCCCTCGAGTCCTTCGCAGGGGTGGGCTTTCCTCACGCAGCAGGGGCCATCAAGCCCGGGAACTCGGTCCTCGACGTAGGGTCGGGGTCTGGGACAGACGTCCTCTTCTCCTCGCTTAGGACCGGGCCCAAGGGCAAGGTCTTCGGCCTCGACATCACGGAGGCGATGATAGAGAAAGCGAACGCCAACATCGAGAAGATGGGGGCGAAGAACGTGAAGATTCTCAAGGGAGACGCCACGAAGATCCCACTAGAGGACGAAAGCGTCGACGTGGTGACGAGCAACGGCGTTCTCAACCTCGTGCTTGACAAGAAGGGAGCATTTGGTGAGATCTATCGAGTGCTGAAGCCAGGAGGCAGAATCCAGATCTCTGACATCGTGGTGCAGAGCAACGTCCAGAAGGTCTGCGGCCTCGTCCCCCAGCTCTGGGCCGACTGCATCGGGGGAGCGGCGGTCGAGAGCGAGTACCTCAAGACCATCAAGGACGCGGGGTTCAAGGACGTCAAGATAGTGAAGAGGCTGGACTACTTTGCGTCCAGTCCCTCGGAGAATACAAAGCGTCTGACGAGGACCTTCGGTGCCGAGTCTGTCGTCATAGCCGCGGGCAAGCCGGAGAGTTGA